One window of Camelina sativa cultivar DH55 chromosome 4, Cs, whole genome shotgun sequence genomic DNA carries:
- the LOC104781813 gene encoding protein DETOXIFICATION 41-like: MSSTETNEPLLRRLHSDSQIYERSSPEIEEFLRLRGSTVTPRWWLRLAVWESKLLWTLSGASIVVSVLNYMLSFVTVMFTGHLGSLELAGASIATVGIQGLAYGIMLGMASAVQTVCGQAYGARQYSSMGITCQRAMVLHLAAAFLLTFLYWYSGPILKAMGQSVAIAHEGQVFARGMIPQIYAFALACPMQRFLQAQNIVNPLAYMSVGVFLLHTLLTWLVTDVLDFGLLGAALVLSFSWWLLVAVNGLYIVISPSCKETWTGFSTRAFRGIWPYFKLTVASAVMLCLEIWYNQGLVIISGLLTNPTIALDAISICMYYLNWDMQFMLGLSAAISVRVSNELGAGNPRVAKLSVVVVNVTTILISLVLCVIVLVFRVGLSKAFTSDAEVIAAVSDLFPLLAVSIFLNGIQPILSGVAIGSGWQAVVAYVNLVTYYVIGLPIGCVLGFKTSLGVSGIWWGMIAGVILQTLTLIVLTLRTNWTSEVESAAHRVKTSATENQEVANEGV, encoded by the exons ATGAGCTCCACAGAGACAAACGAGCCGCTATTGAGACGGCTCCACTCTGATTCTCAGATTTATGAACGGTCTTCGCCGGAGATAGAGGAGTTTCTCCGTCTTCGTGGATCCACGGTGACGCCACGCTGGTGGCTAAGGCTAGCCGTGTGGGAGTCAAAGCTTCTATGGACGCTATCTGGAGCCTCTATAGTCGTCTCTGTGCTGAATTACATGCTCAGTTTTGTCACCGTCATGTTCACCGGCCATCTCGGTTCTCTTGAGCTCGCCGGTGCTTCCATCGCCACCGTCGGCATCCAAGGCCTTGCTTACGGTATCATG TTGGGAATGGCGAGCGCGGTCCAGACAGTGTGTGGCCAAGCGTACGGAGCGAGACAGTACTCGTCAATGGGAATAACCTGCCAACGAGCCATGGTCTTGCACCTTGCAGCTGCATTTCTTCTCACGTTCCTCTACTGGTACTCGGGTCCAATCCTAAAAGCAATGGGACAATCCGTAGCCATCGCGCACGAGGGTCAGGTCTTTGCGCGCGGGATGATTCCCCAGATTTACGCTTTTGCACTCGCTTGCCCGATGCAGAGGTTTCTCCAGGCTCAGAACATAGTAAACCCTTTGGCTTACATGTCCGTAGGAGTTTTCTTGCTCCACACGTTACTAACGTGGCTTGTGACCGACGTCCTGGATTTCGGCTTGCTTGGAGCGGCTCTGGTTCTGAGTTTCTCGTGGTGGCTGCTCGTGGCTGTTAATGGTCTGTATATCGTGATAAGCCCGAGTTGTAAGGAGACTTGGACTGGGTTTTCAACTAGGGCTTTTAGAGGGATATGGCCTTACTTCAAGCTCACGGTAGCTTCAGCAGTCATGCTATG TTTGGAGATATGGTACAACCAAGGGCTAGTCATCATCTCCGGTTTACTCACCAATCCAACAATTGCTCTAGACGCGATTTCGATATG CATGTATTACTTGAATTGGGATATGCAGTTCATGCTTGGTCTAAGTGCAGCAATCAG TGTCCGAGTAAGCAACGAGCTAGGAGCGGGAAATCCACGAGTGGCTAAGCTATCAGTGGTGGTGGTCAACGTCACGACTATTCTCATCAGCTTAGTTCTCTGTGTCATTGTGCTTGTGTTCCGCGTCGGTCTTAGCAAAGCCTTTACCAGCGACGCAGAGGTTATAGCAGCCGTCTCTGACCTCTTTCCACTACTCGCCGTTTCCATTTTCCTAAACGGAATCCAACCAATTCTCTCTg GGGTTGCTATTGGAAGTGGATGGCAAGCAGTGGTGGCTTATGTGAATCTTGTTACTTACTATGTCATTGGTCTTCCTATTGGCTGTGTTCTTGGCTTCAAAACCAGTCTGGGAGTTTCT GGGATCTGGTGGGGGATGATTGCAGGAGTCATACTTCAAACCTTAACTTTGATTGTTCTTACACTTAGAACTAACTGGACTTCCGAG GTGGAAAGTGCAGCTCATAGGGTAAAGACTTCGGCAACTGAGAATCAAGAGGTGGCTAACGAAGGAGTTTGA
- the LOC104781814 gene encoding protein DETOXIFICATION 41, whose translation MSSTETNEPLLRRLHSDSQIYERSSPEIEEFLRLRGSTVTPRWWLRLAVWESKLLWTLSGASIVVSVLNYMLSFVTVMFTGHLGSLELAGASIATVGIQGLAYGIMLGMASAVQTVCGQAYGARQYSSMGITCQRAMVLHLAAAFLLTFLYWYSGPILKAMGQSVAIAHEGQVFARGMIPQIYAFALACPMQRFLQAQNIVNPLAYMSLGVFLLHTLLTWLVTNVLDFGLLGAALVLSFSWWLLVAVNGLYIVISPSCKDTWTGFSTRAFRGIWPYFKLTVASAVMLCLEIWYNQGLVIISGLLTNPTIALDAISICMYYLNWDMQFMLGLSAAISVRVSNELGAGNPRVAKLSVVVVNVTTVLISLVLCVILLVFRVGLSKAFTSDAEVIAAVSDLFPLLTVSIFLNGIQPILSGVAIGSGWQAVVAYVNLVTYYIIGLPIGCVLGFKTSLGVAGIWWGMIAGVILQTLTLIVLTLRTNWTSEVENAAHRVKTSATENQETANEGV comes from the exons ATGAGCTCCACAGAGACAAACGAGCCGCTATTGAGACGGCTCCACTCTGATTCTCAGATTTATGAACGGTCTTCGCCGGAGATAGAGGAGTTTCTCCGTCTTCGTGGATCCACGGTGACGCCACGCTGGTGGCTAAGGCTAGCCGTGTGGGAGTCAAAGCTTCTATGGACGCTATCTGGAGCCTCTATAGTCGTCTCTGTGCTGAATTACATGCTCAGTTTTGTCACCGTCATGTTCACCGGCCATCTCGGTTCTCTTGAGCTCGCCGGTGCTTCCATCGCCACCGTCGGCATCCAAGGCCTTGCTTACGGTATCATG TTGGGAATGGCGAGCGCGGTCCAGACAGTGTGTGGCCAAGCGTACGGAGCGAGACAGTACTCGTCAATGGGAATAACCTGCCAACGAGCCATGGTCTTGCACCTTGCAGCTGCATTTCTTCTCACGTTCCTCTACTGGTACTCGGGTCCAATCCTAAAAGCAATGGGACAATCCGTAGCCATCGCGCACGAGGGTCAGGTCTTTGCGCGCGGGATGATTCCCCAGATTTACGCTTTTGCACTCGCTTGTCCGATGCAGAGGTTTCTCCAGGCTCAGAACATAGTGAACCCTTTGGCTTACATGTCCTTAGGAGTTTTCTTGCTCCACACGTTACTCACGTGGCTCGTGACCAACGTCCTTGATTTCGGCTTGCTTGGAGCGGCTCTGGTTCTGAGTTTCTCATGGTGGCTGCTCGTGGCTGTTAACGGTCTCTATATCGTGATAAGCCCGAGTTGTAAGGATACTTGGACTGGGTTTTCAACTAGGGCTTTTAGAGGGATATGGCCTTACTTCAAGCTCACGGTAGCTTCGGCAGTCATGCTATG TTTGGAGATATGGTACAACCAAGGGCTAGTGATTATCTCCGGTTTACTCACCAATCCAACAATTGCTCTAGACGCGATTTCGATATG CATGTATTACTTGAATTGGGATATGCAGTTCATGCTTGGTCTAAGTGCAGCAATCAG TGTCCGAGTGAGCAACGAGCTAGGAGCGGGAAATCCACGAGTGGCTAAGTTATCAGTGGTGGTGGTCAACGTCACGACTGTTCTCATCAGCTTAGTTCTCTGTGTCATTTTGCTTGTGTTCCGCGTCGGCCTTAGCAAAGCCTTTACCAGCGACGCAGAGGTTATAGCAGCCGTCTCTGACCTCTTTCCACTCCTCACCGTTTCCATTTTCTTAAACGGAATCCAACCAATTCTCTCtg gggttgCTATTGGAAGTGGGTGGCAAGCTGTGGTGGCTTATGTGAATCTTGTTACTTACTATATCATTGGTCTTCCTATTGGTTGTGTTCTTGGCTTCAAAACCAGTCTGGGAGTTGCT GGGATCTGGTGGGGGATGATTGCAGGAGTCATACTTCAAACCCTAACTTTGATTGTTCTTACACTTAGAACTAACTGGACTTCCGAG GTGGAAAATGCAGCTCATAGGGTTAAGACTTCGGCAACAGAGAATCAAGAGACGGCTAACGAAGGAGTTTGA
- the LOC104781815 gene encoding pentatricopeptide repeat-containing protein At3g59040-like isoform X1 → MSQTVIFKPFISVPSSNHSQRNLQNNRINVGVKIQNRFRVVCMGMLAPRKFLQKRRKMEVFKDAADETDQKRWRGLMLEIESTGSAVPVLRQYRTDGDQGLPRDLVLGTLVRFKQLKKWNLVSEILEWLRYQNWWNFSEMDFLMLITAYGKLGNFNGAERVLSVLSKMGSSPNVISYTALMESYGRGGKCNNAEAIFRRMQTSGPEPSAVTYQIILKTFVEGNKFKEAEEVFETLLDEKKSPLKPDQKMYHMMIYMYKKAGNYDKARKVFASMAGKGVPQSTVTYNSLMSFETNYKEVSKIYDQMQRSGIQPDVVSYALLIKAYGRARREEEALSVFEEMLDAGVRPTHKAYNILLDAFAISGMVEQAKTVFKSMRRDRIFPDLWSYSTMLSAYVNASDMEGAEKFFKRIKVDKFEPNVVTYGTMIKGYAKANDVEKMMEVYEKMRLSGIKANQTILTTIMDASGRCKDFGSAIGWYREMESCGVPPDQKAKNVLLSLASTQDELEEAKELTGLRNETTTIIARVYESDDEEEEEDISSESSDDEDEDEGDDDDARESVLYDKAQEGSLGYDIIQTEELVGL, encoded by the exons ATGTCACAGACTGTAATTTTCAAGCCGTTTATCTCAGTTCCATCAAGTAATCACAg TCAGAGGAACCTACAGAACAATAGAATCAATGTTGGTGTTAAAATCCAAAACCGATTCAGAGTTGTTTGTATGGGAATGCTGGCCCCAAGGAAGTTTCTgcaaaagaggaggaagatggaAGTTTTCAAAGATGCAGCTGATGAGACGGATCAGAAGAGATGGAGagggctaatgctagagattgaATCGACGGGTTCTGCAGTTCCTGTTCTTAGGCAATACAGAACTGACGGTGACCAAGGTCTTCCCAGGGATCTTGTTTTGGGTACTTTGGTTAGATTTAAGCAGCTTAAGAAATGGAACCTTGTCAGTGAG ATTCTTGAATGGCTTAGATACCAGAACTGGTGGAACTTCAGTGAAATGGATTTTTTGATGCTCATTACAGCTTATGGGAAACTAGGAAACTTCAACGGAGCTGAAAGGGTTTTGAGCGTACTGAGTAAAATGGGCTCGAGTCCAAACGTGATTTCTTATACCGCTCTCATGGAATCTTATGGGAGGGGAGGCAAATGCAACAATGCTGAAGCGATATTTCGGAGGATGCAGACTTCAGGCCCAGAGCCTTCTGCTGTAACTTATCAGATTATACTTAAGACTTTTGTAGAGGGGAACAAATTTAAAGAAGCTGAAGAGGTTTTTGAGACTCTTTTAGATGAGAAGAAATCCCCATTGAAGCCGGATCAAAAGATGTATCACATGATGATATACATGTACAAGAAGGCTGGAAACTATGATAAGGCTCGAAAAGTATTTGCTTCCATGGCAGGGAAAGGAGTTCCCCAGTCTACGGTCACTTACAACAGCCTTATGTCTTTTGAAACTAATTATAAAGAAGTTTCTAAGATCTATGACCAG ATGCAAAGATCTGGTATTCAACCTGACGTTGTAAGTTACGCTTTACTTATCAAAGCATATGGAAGAgcgagaagagaggaagaagctcTATCTGTTTTTGAAGAGATGCTTGATGCTGGTGTAAG GCCGACACATAAAGCTTATAACattttgcttgatgcatttgctaTATCTGGGATGGTGGAGCAAGCAAAGACTGTCTTTAAGAGCATGCGGCGGGACAG AATTTTCCCGGATCTCTGGTCCTACTCAACTATGTTATCAGCATATGTGAATGCCTCTGACATGGAGGGTGCTGAGAAATTCTTCAAGAGGATAAAAGTAGATAAATTTGAACCGAATGTAGTCACCTACGGGACAATGATAAAAGGGTATGCAAAAGCGAATGATGTTGAGAAGATGATGGAGGTATATGAGAAAATGAGGTTAAGTGGCATCAAAGCGAATCAAACCATCTTAACAACTATCATGGATGCGTCTGGGAGGTGCAAGGATTTCGGGAGCGCTATTGGTTGGTATAGAGAGATGGAGAGTTGCGGGGTACCACCTGATCAGAAAGCTAAGAATGTGCTTTTATCATTAGCGTCAACTCAAGATGAGCTAGAGGAAGCTAAGGAACTTACTGGTCTCAGAAATGAGACAACAACCATTATTGCTAGAGTTTATGAAtctgatgatgaggaagaggaggaagatatAAGTAGTGAATCTagtgatgatgaggatgaggatgaaggagatgatgatgatgcaagaGAATCTGTGTTGTACGATAAAGCACAGGAAGGGTCTTTGGGTTATGATATCATACAGACGGAAGAACTTGTAGGGTTATGA
- the LOC104781815 gene encoding pentatricopeptide repeat-containing protein At3g59040-like isoform X2 yields MGMLAPRKFLQKRRKMEVFKDAADETDQKRWRGLMLEIESTGSAVPVLRQYRTDGDQGLPRDLVLGTLVRFKQLKKWNLVSEILEWLRYQNWWNFSEMDFLMLITAYGKLGNFNGAERVLSVLSKMGSSPNVISYTALMESYGRGGKCNNAEAIFRRMQTSGPEPSAVTYQIILKTFVEGNKFKEAEEVFETLLDEKKSPLKPDQKMYHMMIYMYKKAGNYDKARKVFASMAGKGVPQSTVTYNSLMSFETNYKEVSKIYDQMQRSGIQPDVVSYALLIKAYGRARREEEALSVFEEMLDAGVRPTHKAYNILLDAFAISGMVEQAKTVFKSMRRDRIFPDLWSYSTMLSAYVNASDMEGAEKFFKRIKVDKFEPNVVTYGTMIKGYAKANDVEKMMEVYEKMRLSGIKANQTILTTIMDASGRCKDFGSAIGWYREMESCGVPPDQKAKNVLLSLASTQDELEEAKELTGLRNETTTIIARVYESDDEEEEEDISSESSDDEDEDEGDDDDARESVLYDKAQEGSLGYDIIQTEELVGL; encoded by the exons ATGGGAATGCTGGCCCCAAGGAAGTTTCTgcaaaagaggaggaagatggaAGTTTTCAAAGATGCAGCTGATGAGACGGATCAGAAGAGATGGAGagggctaatgctagagattgaATCGACGGGTTCTGCAGTTCCTGTTCTTAGGCAATACAGAACTGACGGTGACCAAGGTCTTCCCAGGGATCTTGTTTTGGGTACTTTGGTTAGATTTAAGCAGCTTAAGAAATGGAACCTTGTCAGTGAG ATTCTTGAATGGCTTAGATACCAGAACTGGTGGAACTTCAGTGAAATGGATTTTTTGATGCTCATTACAGCTTATGGGAAACTAGGAAACTTCAACGGAGCTGAAAGGGTTTTGAGCGTACTGAGTAAAATGGGCTCGAGTCCAAACGTGATTTCTTATACCGCTCTCATGGAATCTTATGGGAGGGGAGGCAAATGCAACAATGCTGAAGCGATATTTCGGAGGATGCAGACTTCAGGCCCAGAGCCTTCTGCTGTAACTTATCAGATTATACTTAAGACTTTTGTAGAGGGGAACAAATTTAAAGAAGCTGAAGAGGTTTTTGAGACTCTTTTAGATGAGAAGAAATCCCCATTGAAGCCGGATCAAAAGATGTATCACATGATGATATACATGTACAAGAAGGCTGGAAACTATGATAAGGCTCGAAAAGTATTTGCTTCCATGGCAGGGAAAGGAGTTCCCCAGTCTACGGTCACTTACAACAGCCTTATGTCTTTTGAAACTAATTATAAAGAAGTTTCTAAGATCTATGACCAG ATGCAAAGATCTGGTATTCAACCTGACGTTGTAAGTTACGCTTTACTTATCAAAGCATATGGAAGAgcgagaagagaggaagaagctcTATCTGTTTTTGAAGAGATGCTTGATGCTGGTGTAAG GCCGACACATAAAGCTTATAACattttgcttgatgcatttgctaTATCTGGGATGGTGGAGCAAGCAAAGACTGTCTTTAAGAGCATGCGGCGGGACAG AATTTTCCCGGATCTCTGGTCCTACTCAACTATGTTATCAGCATATGTGAATGCCTCTGACATGGAGGGTGCTGAGAAATTCTTCAAGAGGATAAAAGTAGATAAATTTGAACCGAATGTAGTCACCTACGGGACAATGATAAAAGGGTATGCAAAAGCGAATGATGTTGAGAAGATGATGGAGGTATATGAGAAAATGAGGTTAAGTGGCATCAAAGCGAATCAAACCATCTTAACAACTATCATGGATGCGTCTGGGAGGTGCAAGGATTTCGGGAGCGCTATTGGTTGGTATAGAGAGATGGAGAGTTGCGGGGTACCACCTGATCAGAAAGCTAAGAATGTGCTTTTATCATTAGCGTCAACTCAAGATGAGCTAGAGGAAGCTAAGGAACTTACTGGTCTCAGAAATGAGACAACAACCATTATTGCTAGAGTTTATGAAtctgatgatgaggaagaggaggaagatatAAGTAGTGAATCTagtgatgatgaggatgaggatgaaggagatgatgatgatgcaagaGAATCTGTGTTGTACGATAAAGCACAGGAAGGGTCTTTGGGTTATGATATCATACAGACGGAAGAACTTGTAGGGTTATGA
- the LOC104781816 gene encoding polyamine oxidase 3, translating to MESGGKTNRQLRKAVCVSTEEKMKKSSPSVIVIGGGMAGISAARTLQDASFQVVLLESRDRIGGRVHTDYSFGFPVDLGASWLHGVCKENPLAAVIGRLGLPLYRTSGDNSVLYDHDLESYALFDKAGNQVPQELVTQVGEKFEHILEQICKVRDEQDEDMSIAQAFSIVFKRNPELRLEGIAHNVLQWYLCRMEGWFAADAETISAKCWDQEELLPGGHGLMVRGYRPVINTLSKGLDIRLSHRVTKIVRRHSGVKVTTEKGDTFVADAAVIALPLGVLKSGTITFDPKLPQWKQEAINDLGVGIENKIILHFDNVFWPNVEFLGVVAETSYGCSYFLNLHKATSHPVLVYMPAGQLARDIEKKSDESAANFAFSQLQKILPDASSPIHYLVSRWGSDINSLGSYSYDMVNKPHDLYERLRVPLDNLFFAGEATSTSYPGSVHGAYSTGLLAAEDCRMRVLERYGELEHEIEEEAPTSVPLLISRM from the exons ATGGAGTCTGGAGGCAAAACTAATCGTCAGCTGCGTAAAG CTGTTTGTGTCTCAACcgaagagaagatgaagaagagttcACCTTCAGTGATAGTGATTGGAGGTGGTATGGCTGGGATTTCAGCTGCTCGCACTCTTCAAGATGCTTCCTTTCAG GTTGTGCTATTGGAGTCTCGTGATAGAATTGGTGGACGAGTTCACACTGATTACTCTTTCGGTTTTCCTGTTGATCTGGGTGCATCTTG GTTGCATGGTGTTTGTAAAGAGAACCCTTTGGCTGCAGTTATTGGTAGATTAGGATTACCCCTTTATCGCACTAGTGGTGACAATTCAGTTTTGTATGATCACGATCTTGAAAG CTATGCTCTATTCGATAAGGCTGGTAACCAAGTCCCTCAAGAGTTGGTAACACAAGTTGGCGAAAAATTTGAGCACATTCTGGAACAG ATTTGTAAAGTCAGGGATGAGCAGGATGAAGACATGTCAATTGCTCAAGCCTTTTCTATTGTATTCAAGAGGAACCCTGAATTGAG GTTGGAGGGGATTGCCCATAATGTGCTTCAGTGGTACTTGTGCCGCATGGAAGGATGGTTTGCTGCTGATGCTGAAACCATCTCGGCAAAGTGTTGGGACCAG GAAGAATTGTTGCCCGGTGGACATGGTCTTATGGTTAGAGGGTATCGCCCTGTTATCAACACTCTCTCTAAAGGTCTTGATATACGTCTAAGCCACAG GGTTACCAAGATTGTAAGGCGCCACAGTGGAGTTAAGGTGACTACAGAGAAAGGAGACACCTTTGTTGCGGATGCTGCAGTCATTGCTCTTCCTCTCGGAGTCCTAAAGTCAGGAACGATAACATTTGACCCGAAGCTTCCACAGTGGAAACAAGAAGCTATCAACGATCTCGGTGTAGGAATCGAGAACAAGATCATATTGCACTTTGACAACGTATTTTGGCCAAACGTAGAGTTTCTAGGAGTGGTTGCAGAAACTTCCTACGGATGCAGTTATTTCTTGAACCTGCATAAAGCAACTAGCCATCCTGTCCTTGTTTACATGCCGGCTGGTCAGCTTGCTAGAGATATAGAGAAAAAATCTGATGAATCAGCTGCAAATTTTGCCTTTTCGCAACTCCAGAAAATTCTTCCAGATGCATCTTCACCG ATACATTATTTGGTATCAAGGTGGGGATCAGACATCAATTCATTAGGATCATATAGCTATGACATGGTGAACAAACCTCACGACCTCTATGAGAGGCTGAGAGTTCCATTGGATAACCTATTCTTTGCTGGTGAAGCCACTAGCACGAGCTACCCGGGATCAGTGCACGGTGCTTATTCAACCGGATTGCTGGCTGCTGAAGACTGCAGGATGCGTGTGCTCGAGCGCTATGGAGAGCTTGAACATGAGATTGAAGAGGAAGCTCCTACCTCTGTCCCTCTTCTAATCTCTCGTATGTAA
- the LOC104781817 gene encoding transcription factor PIF5 isoform X2, with the protein MEQVFADWNFEDNFHMSTNKRSIRPEDELEELLWRDGQVVLQSQARREPSVQLQSHKQDTLRKPCNIFLDDQEIVPKPNNNALLDDQETVSWIQYPPDDVVDPFESEFSSHLFSTVNHLGSPEKPRSVEETVKNEAQAMAPPKFRSSVITVGPSHCGRNQSTNDHQVTTLPVSMTDGSKNVEERLDTSSGGSSGCSYGRNNKETVSGRSVTIDRKRKHVMDADQESVSQSDVPLTSTDDIQVTGNKSSQRSGSTRRSRAAEVHNLSERRRRDRINERMKALQELIPHCSKTDKASILDEAIDYLKSLQMQLQVMWMGSGMAAAAAAAAATTPMMFPGVQSSPYINQMAMQSQMQLPQFPVMNRSAPQNHPGLVCQNPVQLQLQAQNQILSEQLARYMGGFPQMPPAANQAVQQQQQPTDMMRFGSPAGPQSQLSAPASTDSLRMGKIG; encoded by the exons ATGGAACAAGTGTTTGCTGATTGGAATTTTGAAGATAATTTTCACATGTCCACTAATAAAAGATCAATCAG ACCAGAAGATGAACTAGAGGAGCTATTGTGGAGAGATGGCCAAGTAGTTTTGCAGAGCCAAGCTCGCAGAGAACCATCAGTCCAACTCCAATCCCACAAACAAGACACCCTAAGAAAACCTTGCAACATTTTTCTTGACGACCAAGAAATAGTACCAAAGCCTAATAACAACGCTCTTCTTGATGATCAAGAAACCGTCTCCTGGATCCAATACCCTCCCGATGACGTCGTAGACCCCTTCGAATCTGAGTtctcctctcatctcttctctaCAGTCAATCACCTCGGCAGTCCAGAGAAGCCACGGTCGGTCGAAGAGACAGTTAAGAACGAGGCTCAGGCCATGGCTCCTCCCAAGTTTAG GTCCTCTGTTATAACCGTCGGGCCGAGCCATTGTGGTAGAAACCAGTCTACGAATGATCATCAAGTGACTACACTTCCGGTATCTATGACTGATGGAAGCAAGAACGTCGAAGAAAGACTCGATACTTCGTCCGGTGGCTCGTCCGGTTGCAGCTACGGAAGGAACAACAAAGAAACCGTTAGTGGAAGAAGCGTTACCATTGACCGTAAAAGAAAACATGTAATGGACGCGGATCAGGAATCTGTCTCTCAGTCAGATGTACCTTTGACCTCGACCGATGATATTCAAGTCACAGGAAACAAATCGAGCCAACGGTCTGGATCTACACGAAGAAGCCGTGCAGCCGAAGTTCATAATCTCTCAGAAAGG aggaggagagatcgAATCAACGAAAGAATGAAAGCTCTTCAAGAACTCATACCTCATTGCAGTAAA ACAGATAAAGCTTCGATATTGGATGAAGCGATTGATTACTTGAAATCACTTCAAATGCAACTCCAAGTGATGTGGATGGGAAGTGGAatggcggcggcggcggcagcagcagcagcaacgaCTCCGATGATGTTTCCCGGCGTACAATCATCACCGTACATTAATCAGATGGCTATGCAGAGTCAAATGCAATTGCCTCAATTCCCGGTTATGAACCGGTCAGCTCCGCAGAACCATCCCGGTTTAGTATGTCAAAACCCGGTTCAACTCCAGCTCCAAGCACAGAACCAAATCCTATCGGAGCAGCTCGCTAGGTACATGGGCGGGTTCCCTCAGATGCCGCCGGCGGCGAATCAG GCagtgcaacaacaacaacagccaaCGGACATGATGAGATTTGGGTCTCCGGCGGGACCGCAAAGTCAACTGTCGGCACCGGCTTCCACCGACAGTCTTCGTATGGGTAAAATAGGCTGA
- the LOC104781817 gene encoding transcription factor PIF5 isoform X1, whose translation MEQVFADWNFEDNFHMSTNKRSIRPEDELEELLWRDGQVVLQSQARREPSVQLQSHKQDTLRKPCNIFLDDQEIVPKPNNNALLDDQETVSWIQYPPDDVVDPFESEFSSHLFSTVNHLGSPEKPRSVEETVKNEAQAMAPPKFRSSVITVGPSHCGRNQSTNDHQVTTLPVSMTDGSKNVEERLDTSSGGSSGCSYGRNNKETVSGRSVTIDRKRKHVMDADQESVSQSDVPLTSTDDIQVTGNKSSQRSGSTRRSRAAEVHNLSERRRRDRINERMKALQELIPHCSKTDKASILDEAIDYLKSLQMQLQVMWMGSGMAAAAAAAAATTPMMFPGVQSSPYINQMAMQSQMQLPQFPVMNRSAPQNHPGLVCQNPVQLQLQAQNQILSEQLARYMGGFPQMPPAANQAVQQQQQPTDMMRFGSPAGPQSQLSAPASTDSLRMGKIG comes from the exons ATGGAACAAGTGTTTGCTGATTGGAATTTTGAAGATAATTTTCACATGTCCACTAATAAAAGATCAATCAG ACCAGAAGATGAACTAGAGGAGCTATTGTGGAGAGATGGCCAAGTAGTTTTGCAGAGCCAAGCTCGCAGAGAACCATCAGTCCAACTCCAATCCCACAAACAAGACACCCTAAGAAAACCTTGCAACATTTTTCTTGACGACCAAGAAATAGTACCAAAGCCTAATAACAACGCTCTTCTTGATGATCAAGAAACCGTCTCCTGGATCCAATACCCTCCCGATGACGTCGTAGACCCCTTCGAATCTGAGTtctcctctcatctcttctctaCAGTCAATCACCTCGGCAGTCCAGAGAAGCCACGGTCGGTCGAAGAGACAG TTAAGAACGAGGCTCAGGCCATGGCTCCTCCCAAGTTTAGGTCCTCTGTTATAACCGTCGGGCCGAGCCATTGTGGTAGAAACCAGTCTACGAATGATCATCAAGTGACTACACTTCCGGTATCTATGACTGATGGAAGCAAGAACGTCGAAGAAAGACTCGATACTTCGTCCGGTGGCTCGTCCGGTTGCAGCTACGGAAGGAACAACAAAGAAACCGTTAGTGGAAGAAGCGTTACCATTGACCGTAAAAGAAAACATGTAATGGACGCGGATCAGGAATCTGTCTCTCAGTCAGATGTACCTTTGACCTCGACCGATGATATTCAAGTCACAGGAAACAAATCGAGCCAACGGTCTGGATCTACACGAAGAAGCCGTGCAGCCGAAGTTCATAATCTCTCAGAAAGG aggaggagagatcgAATCAACGAAAGAATGAAAGCTCTTCAAGAACTCATACCTCATTGCAGTAAA ACAGATAAAGCTTCGATATTGGATGAAGCGATTGATTACTTGAAATCACTTCAAATGCAACTCCAAGTGATGTGGATGGGAAGTGGAatggcggcggcggcggcagcagcagcagcaacgaCTCCGATGATGTTTCCCGGCGTACAATCATCACCGTACATTAATCAGATGGCTATGCAGAGTCAAATGCAATTGCCTCAATTCCCGGTTATGAACCGGTCAGCTCCGCAGAACCATCCCGGTTTAGTATGTCAAAACCCGGTTCAACTCCAGCTCCAAGCACAGAACCAAATCCTATCGGAGCAGCTCGCTAGGTACATGGGCGGGTTCCCTCAGATGCCGCCGGCGGCGAATCAG GCagtgcaacaacaacaacagccaaCGGACATGATGAGATTTGGGTCTCCGGCGGGACCGCAAAGTCAACTGTCGGCACCGGCTTCCACCGACAGTCTTCGTATGGGTAAAATAGGCTGA